Proteins found in one Macaca nemestrina isolate mMacNem1 chromosome 4, mMacNem.hap1, whole genome shotgun sequence genomic segment:
- the LOC105475274 gene encoding leucine-rich repeat neuronal protein 3, with product MKDMPLRIHVLLGLAITTLVQAVDKKVDCPQLCTCEIRPWFTPRSIYMEASTVDCNDLGLLTFPARLPANTQILLLQSNNIAKIEYSTDFPVNLTGLDLSQNNLSSVTNINVKKMPQLLSVYLEENKLTELPEKCLSELSNLQELYINHNLLSAISPGAFIGLHNLLRLHLNSNRLQMINSKWFDALPNLEILMIGENPIIRIKDMNFKPLINLRSLVIAGINLTEIPDNALVGLENLESISFYDNRLIKVPHVALQKVVNLKFLDLNKNPINRIQRGDFSNMLHLKELGINNMPELISIDSLAVDNLPDLRKIEATNNPRLSYIHPNAFFRLPKLESLMLNSNALSALYHGTIESLPNLKEISIHSNPIRCDCVIRWINMNKTNIRFMEPDSLFCVDPPEFQGQNVRQVHFRDMMEICLPLIAPESFPSNLNVEAGSYVSLHCRATAEPQPEIYWITPSGQKLLPNTLTENFYVHSEGTLEINGITPKEGGLYTCIATNLVGADLKSVMIKVDGSFPQDNNGSLNIKIRDIQANSVLVSWKASSKILKSSVKWTAFVNTENSHAAQSARIPSDVKVYNLTHLNPSTEYKICIDIPTIYHKNRKKCVNVTTKGLDPDQKQYEKSNTTTLMACLGGLLGIIGVICLISCLSQEMNCDGGHSYVRNYLQKPTFALGELYPPLINLWEAGKEKSTSLKVKATVIGLPTNVVKTTN from the coding sequence ATGAAGGACATGCCACTCCGAATTCATGTGCTACTCGGCCTAGCTATCACTACACTAGTACAAGCTGTAGATAAAAAAGTGGATTGTCCACAGTTATGTACGTGTGAAATCAGGCCTTGGTTTACACCCAGATCCATTTATATGGAAGCATCTACAGTGGACTGTAATGATTTAGGTCTTTTAACTTTCCCAGCCAGATTGCCTGCTAACACACAGATTCTGCTCCTGCAGAGTAACAATATTGCAAAAATTGAATACTCCACAGACTTTCCAGTAAACCTTACTGGCCTGGATTTATCTCAAAACAATTTATCTTCGGTCACCAATATTAATGTAAAAAAGATGCCTCAGCTCCTTTCTGTGTACCTAGAGGAAAACAAACTTACTGAACTGCCTGAAAAATGTCTGTCAGAACTGAGCAACTTACAAGAACTCTATATTAATCACAACCTGCTTTCTGCAATTTCACCTGGAGCCTTTATTGGCCTACATAATCTTCTTCGACTTCATCTCAATTCAAATAGATTGCAGATGATCAACAGTAAGTGGTTTGATGCTCTTCCAAATCTAGAGATTCTGATGATTGGGGAAAATCCAATTATCAGAATCAAAGACATGAACTTTAAGCCTCTTATCAATCTTCGCAGCCTGGTCATAGCTGGTATAAACCTTACAGAAATACCAGATAATGCTTTGGTTGGACTTGAAAACTTAGAAAGCATCTCCTTTTATGACAACAGGCTTATTAAAGTACCCCATGTTGCTCTTCAAAAAGTTGTAAATCTCAAATTTTTGGATCTAAATAAAAATCCTATTAATAGAATACAAAGGGGTGATTTTAGCAATATGCTACACTTAAAAGAGTTGGGGATAAACAATATGCCTGAGCTGATTTCCATCGATAGTCTTGCTGTGGATAACCTGCCagatttaagaaaaatagaagcTACTAACAACCCCAGATTGTCTTACATTCACCCCAATGCATTTTTCAGACTCCCCAAGCTGGAATCACTCATGCTGAACAGCAACGCCCTCAGTGCCCTGTACCATGGTACCATTGAGTCTCTGCCAAACCTCAAGGAAATCAGCATACACAGTAACCCCATCAGATGTGACTGTGTCATCCGTTGGATTAATATGAACAAAACCAACATTCGATTTATGGAGCCAGATTCACTGTTTTGTGTGGACCCACCTGAATTCCAAGGTCAGAATGTTCGGCAAGTTCATTTCAGGGACATGATGGAAATTTGTCTCCCTCTTATAGCTCCTGAGAGCTTTCCTTCTAATCTAAATGTAGAAGCTGGGAGTTATGTTTCCTTACACTGTAGAGCTACTGCAGAACCACAGCCTGAAATCTACTGGATAACACCTTCTGGTCAAAAACTCTTGCCTAATACCCTGACAGAAAATTTCTATGTCCATTCTGAAGGAACACTAGAAATAAATGGCATAACTCCCAAAGAAGGGGGTTTATATACTTGTATAGCAACTAACCTAGTTGGCGCTGACTTGAAGTCTGTTATGATCAAAGTGGATGGATCTTTTCCACAGGATAACAATGGCtctttgaatattaaaataagagATATTCAGGCCAATTCAGTTTTGGTATCCTGGAAAGCAAGTTCTAAAATTCTCAAATCTAGTGTTAAATGGACAGCCTTTGTCAACACTGAAAATTCTCATGCTGCGCAAAGTGCTCGAATACCATCTGATGTCAAGGTATATAATCTTACTCATCTGAACCCATCAACTGAGTATAAAATTTGTATTGATATTCCCACCATctatcataaaaacagaaaaaaatgtgtaaatgtcACCACCAAAGGTTTGGACCCTGATCAAAAACAGTATGAAAAGAGTAATACTACAACACTTATGGCCTGTCTTGGAGGCCTTCTGGGGATTATTGGTGTGATATGTCTTATCAGCTGCCTCTCTCAAGAAATGAACTGTGATGGTGGACATAGCTATGTGAGGAATTACTTACAGAAACCAACTTTTGCATTAGGTGAGCTTTATCCTCCTCTGATAAATCTCTGggaagcaggaaaagaaaaaagtacatcATTGAAAGTAAAAGCAACTGTTATAGGTTTACCAACAAATGTCGTAAAAACCACCAACTAA